A window from Synergistales bacterium encodes these proteins:
- a CDS encoding HDOD domain-containing protein: MAKWRSIHSVEPGSVLADDVFSPDGRLIRKCGAQLEQRHIEAMKIWGVNEIALESDDEEQVEEQNGVFHPDLEPFRAQVDPFFPHSVKRNPFIGELYRLALLERSYGSSSDEPWKYDLLQGAEEGTGGEAALPGLNELVLQEVRLVSYPAIYFQIKDVLESPLSSASHIADVVSKDSSLSARLLKLVNSSFFGFRKRIESITRAVAIIGSRELTTLALGVAAVRTFGEVPSGLLDMQTFWRHSIAVGVFARILASFRKIPERERMFVGGLLHDVGRLVLLRRAPKQMLSVIREARGSGRPMQEIELDRFGYSHAQVGAALLREWKIPDTLVELVRRHHSPLRSTAPEQTGLVTAADTLAIALQIGTSGSLNVPSLPPEEWERAGLSPRSLEPAVTQGRRQIEEIFSLFF, translated from the coding sequence ATGGCAAAATGGAGATCGATCCATAGCGTAGAACCAGGGAGTGTCCTCGCCGATGATGTGTTTTCCCCCGACGGGCGACTCATCAGGAAGTGCGGGGCGCAGCTCGAACAACGGCACATCGAAGCGATGAAGATATGGGGTGTGAACGAGATTGCCCTTGAGTCCGACGATGAGGAGCAGGTGGAAGAGCAGAACGGTGTTTTCCATCCGGACCTCGAACCCTTCCGTGCGCAGGTGGATCCCTTTTTCCCCCATTCCGTGAAGCGCAACCCCTTTATAGGCGAGCTCTACCGCCTGGCGCTTCTGGAACGTTCCTACGGTTCCTCCAGCGATGAACCCTGGAAATACGACCTTTTGCAGGGTGCGGAGGAAGGAACGGGAGGGGAGGCCGCTCTGCCCGGACTCAACGAGCTGGTGTTGCAGGAGGTGCGCCTTGTCTCCTATCCCGCCATCTATTTCCAGATCAAGGATGTCCTGGAGTCTCCGCTGAGTTCGGCCAGCCACATCGCCGATGTGGTCAGCAAGGATTCCAGCCTCTCCGCACGGCTGCTCAAGCTCGTGAACAGCTCCTTTTTCGGGTTTCGCAAACGGATCGAGTCGATCACCAGGGCTGTGGCCATCATCGGTTCCCGGGAGCTGACAACCCTGGCCCTGGGGGTCGCCGCCGTGCGGACCTTCGGCGAGGTCCCCTCCGGTCTGCTGGACATGCAGACCTTCTGGCGGCACTCCATCGCCGTAGGGGTCTTCGCACGGATTCTGGCCTCGTTCCGGAAGATCCCGGAGCGGGAGCGCATGTTCGTCGGCGGGCTTCTCCACGATGTGGGGCGGCTGGTCCTGCTGCGGAGAGCGCCGAAACAGATGCTGTCGGTGATCCGTGAAGCCCGTGGATCCGGCCGGCCGATGCAGGAGATCGAACTGGACCGGTTCGGGTACAGCCACGCACAGGTCGGTGCGGCTCTGCTGCGCGAGTGGAAGATCCCCGATACCCTTGTGGAGCTTGTACGCCGGCACCACAGTCCGCTGCGGAGCACCGCTCCGGAGCAGACCGGTCTGGTGACCGCTGCGGACACCCTCGCCATTGCGCTCCAGATCGGGACCAGCGGTTCCCTGAATGTCCCTTCCCTTCCTCCGGAGGAGTGGGAGCGGGCCGGTCTCTCCCCGAGATCCCTGGAGCCTGCGGTCACCCAGGGACGGCGGCAGATAGAAGAGATCTTTTCCCTCTTCTTTTAG
- the acpP gene encoding acyl carrier protein: MTKEEVMTRLKEIVTDRLDVEESQIAPEASFVEDLGADSLDIVELIMGIEEEFDIEIPDEDAEKLTNVGEALEYVKGKLGIEA, from the coding sequence ATGACCAAAGAAGAAGTGATGACCCGGCTGAAAGAGATTGTGACCGATCGTCTCGACGTGGAGGAGAGTCAGATCGCACCGGAGGCTTCCTTTGTTGAAGACCTCGGGGCGGACTCCCTTGATATCGTTGAGCTGATCATGGGAATCGAGGAGGAGTTCGACATCGAGATTCCCGACGAGGATGCCGAGAAGCTTACCAATGTTGGTGAAGCCCTGGAGTACGTCAAAGGCAAGCTCGGTATCGAAGCGTAA
- a CDS encoding diguanylate cyclase, with product MFSMSASDSLRTLTEEVQMLREERDAAFRVLDTALGLDTLSLVLDQSSDTASILGATAAKAGSIIRFERLGFYTVQEGEATFALTYAEPAEQQARLEEEKAPLIEDGTLAWTLGRRSPVITTSSRTGRPLVLYELAARGTTLGLFLGVLGEDPAQLLDISLALFRVLLNSAASMLYNLELYRSNEELNRRLSARLGSLQVSNSDLDRQRRELEARNRERTGELLQLNRSLDEEIAKHGSTRRELAESEQHRERLVEVIGDAVFLVDAVEMRILEANRAATGRYGYEHGRIEGLSLSRIMHDPAGELPLRKEGGPALFNGRHLGANGESFPVEVALNKLSSGTSERVVAVVRDISLRYRLEERVTKSECRYRSLFEQAPIPLLEVDASAVMPSGKGDENSWAPPEEDPAALVDALRVVDVNAAALSFFQLHHKEAARRSIPHCFHDNSLGILEAMVHAMTSGSESFQGEVDMKSCGTESVTAMLNCSLLPSFEGKAARFLLSLSDISEAKREEKAIRFLSFHDELTGLYNRRFYEEELHRLNQKGERPLTILMADINGLKMTNDIFGHQAGDGLLRHAAEVMRRVCRNGDVVARWGGDEFIALFPRTDAGEAERMSEAIRSGYGAHSPGPLPLGLAIGYVTVRQQSEYAEDALPRAEERMYRDKMKRRPAEWRESMETLQRMLEILPGEDGGHIRRLAEWMEALARAFGHEESTVSRARRLARYHDIGMIAVNDEILHKPTSLEPEERLEVENHPEIGYRAALTGLPGLAELAEPILSHHEHWDGRGYPRGLSGEGIPFLARLFAVADAYESMTSGRPYRKPLSGAAALEEIRRHSGTQFDPQVVRHFARLLERGGEVPPVQRS from the coding sequence GTGTTTTCGATGAGTGCTTCCGATTCGCTGCGAACGCTGACTGAAGAGGTCCAGATGCTCCGCGAGGAACGGGACGCGGCGTTCCGTGTTCTCGATACGGCGCTTGGCCTCGATACGTTGAGCCTGGTTCTCGATCAGAGCAGCGATACGGCCTCGATACTGGGCGCCACAGCCGCCAAGGCGGGTTCCATCATCCGGTTCGAACGTCTGGGGTTCTACACCGTGCAGGAAGGTGAGGCTACCTTTGCACTCACCTACGCGGAGCCTGCCGAACAGCAAGCGCGGCTCGAGGAGGAAAAGGCACCCCTCATAGAGGATGGAACCCTTGCGTGGACCCTCGGACGGCGGAGTCCCGTGATCACCACCTCCTCGCGGACAGGCAGGCCGCTGGTCCTCTACGAGCTGGCCGCCCGGGGAACCACCCTGGGGCTCTTTCTCGGGGTCCTGGGCGAGGATCCGGCGCAGCTCCTGGATATCTCCCTGGCGCTCTTTCGGGTGTTGCTCAACTCGGCGGCGAGCATGCTCTACAATCTCGAGCTCTACCGTAGCAACGAAGAGCTGAACAGGAGGCTTTCCGCCCGGCTCGGCTCCCTGCAGGTCTCCAACAGCGATCTGGACAGGCAGAGAAGGGAACTGGAGGCCAGGAACCGGGAGCGCACCGGTGAGCTGTTGCAGCTGAACCGAAGCCTGGACGAGGAGATCGCCAAACACGGATCCACCAGGCGGGAACTCGCCGAGAGCGAGCAGCACCGGGAGCGGCTTGTGGAGGTCATCGGTGATGCCGTCTTTCTGGTGGATGCCGTGGAGATGCGCATTCTGGAGGCGAACCGGGCGGCCACAGGGCGATACGGATACGAACACGGGCGTATCGAGGGGCTTTCCCTCTCCCGGATCATGCATGACCCCGCCGGCGAGCTCCCCCTCCGGAAGGAAGGAGGTCCGGCGCTGTTCAACGGCAGGCATCTGGGGGCGAACGGCGAATCCTTCCCCGTGGAGGTGGCGCTCAACAAGCTCTCTTCCGGCACATCGGAACGCGTGGTGGCGGTGGTTCGGGATATCTCTCTCCGGTACAGGCTCGAGGAGCGGGTGACCAAAAGCGAATGCCGCTACCGGAGCCTCTTCGAACAGGCCCCGATCCCACTGCTTGAGGTGGACGCCTCCGCTGTGATGCCCTCCGGAAAAGGAGACGAAAACAGCTGGGCCCCTCCCGAGGAAGACCCTGCAGCTCTGGTTGATGCCCTCCGGGTGGTGGATGTCAACGCCGCCGCCCTCTCCTTTTTCCAGCTTCACCACAAAGAGGCGGCCCGTCGGAGTATCCCGCACTGTTTCCACGACAACTCCCTCGGTATTCTGGAGGCCATGGTCCACGCAATGACCTCGGGCAGCGAGTCGTTCCAGGGGGAGGTGGACATGAAAAGCTGCGGGACAGAATCGGTGACGGCCATGCTGAACTGCTCGCTTCTCCCGTCCTTCGAGGGGAAGGCCGCACGGTTCCTGTTGAGCCTCTCGGATATCTCCGAGGCGAAACGTGAAGAGAAGGCCATCCGCTTTCTGAGTTTCCACGACGAACTCACCGGACTGTACAACCGGCGGTTCTACGAGGAAGAGCTGCATCGGTTGAACCAGAAGGGGGAGCGCCCCCTCACCATTCTGATGGCTGATATCAACGGATTGAAGATGACCAACGACATCTTCGGCCACCAGGCGGGTGACGGATTGCTCCGCCACGCTGCGGAGGTCATGCGCCGTGTCTGCAGAAACGGCGACGTGGTTGCGCGATGGGGCGGGGACGAATTCATCGCGCTGTTTCCCAGGACCGATGCCGGCGAAGCCGAAAGAATGAGCGAGGCCATCCGGAGTGGGTACGGCGCTCACTCCCCCGGCCCGTTGCCCCTGGGGCTGGCCATCGGGTACGTCACAGTGCGGCAACAGAGCGAATACGCCGAGGATGCTTTGCCCCGGGCGGAGGAGCGGATGTACCGGGACAAGATGAAACGGAGGCCTGCGGAGTGGCGGGAGAGCATGGAGACGCTCCAGCGCATGCTCGAGATCCTTCCCGGCGAGGACGGCGGGCATATCCGGCGTCTTGCGGAATGGATGGAGGCGCTGGCCAGGGCATTCGGACACGAGGAGAGCACGGTTTCCCGGGCGCGGAGGCTTGCCAGGTATCACGATATCGGGATGATCGCCGTCAACGACGAGATTCTCCACAAGCCGACTTCCCTGGAACCGGAAGAGCGGCTGGAGGTGGAAAACCACCCCGAGATCGGCTACAGGGCGGCCCTGACAGGCCTGCCGGGGCTTGCGGAGCTGGCCGAACCCATACTGAGCCACCACGAGCACTGGGACGGCCGGGGGTACCCCAGAGGGCTCTCGGGGGAAGGCATCCCCTTCCTGGCTCGTCTCTTCGCCGTTGCCGATGCCTACGAATCGATGACCTCCGGAAGGCCCTACAGGAAGCCTCTGTCCGGTGCGGCCGCGCTGGAGGAGATCCGGCGGCACAGCGGAACGCAGTTCGACCCGCAGGTCGTCCGGCACTTCGCCCGCCTGCTGGAACGGGGCGGGGAGGTCCCGCCTGTGCAGCGAAGCTGA
- a CDS encoding OmpH family outer membrane protein, translated as MNRMTRTALIGVLVVMLVAVYAGSAVAETKIGVIDPQRVLYNHPDFKATQQRIKQMSEQKQSEAKMAIDSVSDNQQKAQIYQKKRQEAAQEEQSLMEPLFKDVDMAIRTVAKARGFTVILDKAQVFYGGTEVTEAVIQELKRQATQ; from the coding sequence ATGAACAGAATGACCCGCACGGCACTCATAGGAGTACTTGTGGTGATGCTTGTAGCGGTGTATGCCGGGAGCGCTGTCGCCGAGACGAAGATCGGTGTCATCGATCCACAGCGGGTGCTCTACAATCACCCGGATTTCAAGGCAACCCAGCAGAGGATCAAACAGATGAGCGAGCAAAAGCAGAGCGAAGCCAAGATGGCCATCGATTCCGTAAGCGACAATCAGCAGAAGGCCCAGATCTACCAGAAGAAGCGCCAGGAAGCGGCTCAGGAGGAGCAGTCTCTGATGGAGCCGCTGTTCAAGGATGTCGATATGGCCATCCGTACCGTCGCCAAGGCACGCGGGTTCACGGTGATCCTCGACAAGGCGCAGGTGTTCTACGGGGGTACCGAAGTGACGGAGGCCGTTATCCAGGAGCTGAAGCGGCAGGCAACACAGTAA
- the selD gene encoding selenide, water dikinase SelD: MRLTEMSRTSGUAAKIGPADLHHVLDQLVTPASDILLSGWDHGEDAALWRITDERTGILSIDFITPVSDDPETYGRIAAANALSDIFAMGGRPLVALSLAAFPVNCEPLDTLTSILKGMQQKVLEAGAVLAGGHSIEDEEPKFGLAVFGEVEASAAWKVSGARAGDRLILTQSLGTGIIATALKAEMAEPQEVEHAMTLMSRLNNLAGKLGRHDRARIRACTDVTGFGLAGHLLDLLDDSLDARIDSGSLPVIPGTLEKAEMGLIPAGCFNNREHYEQHVHFADTVTASVQDLLFDPQTSGGLLVAVGPEHADPLLETVRNAGFGDAAIIGTVEEGSGAIHVG; this comes from the coding sequence ATGCGACTGACTGAGATGTCCCGGACCAGCGGGTGAGCCGCCAAAATAGGTCCGGCGGACCTGCACCATGTTCTGGATCAACTCGTGACACCTGCAAGCGACATCCTTCTCTCCGGGTGGGACCACGGTGAGGATGCGGCCCTCTGGCGGATCACCGACGAACGGACTGGGATCCTCAGTATCGATTTCATCACACCTGTTTCGGATGACCCGGAGACCTACGGGCGGATCGCCGCCGCCAACGCCCTGAGCGATATCTTCGCCATGGGCGGCCGTCCGCTGGTGGCGCTCAGTCTGGCGGCGTTCCCCGTCAACTGCGAGCCCCTGGACACCCTTACCTCTATCCTCAAAGGCATGCAGCAGAAGGTGCTTGAAGCGGGAGCCGTGCTCGCAGGGGGCCACAGTATCGAAGACGAGGAGCCGAAATTCGGCCTGGCGGTCTTCGGCGAGGTGGAGGCATCGGCCGCCTGGAAGGTCTCCGGCGCCCGGGCCGGCGACCGCCTGATTCTGACCCAGTCACTGGGAACGGGGATCATCGCTACGGCATTGAAAGCGGAGATGGCCGAACCACAGGAGGTCGAGCATGCCATGACGCTCATGTCGCGACTCAACAATCTTGCCGGAAAACTGGGCCGACACGACAGGGCGCGGATCAGGGCCTGTACGGACGTAACCGGCTTCGGCCTCGCCGGGCACCTGCTGGATCTGCTCGACGACAGTCTGGACGCCCGGATCGATTCCGGATCCCTGCCGGTCATCCCGGGGACACTGGAAAAGGCCGAGATGGGGCTGATCCCGGCCGGCTGTTTCAACAACCGGGAGCATTACGAACAGCATGTCCATTTTGCGGATACCGTAACGGCATCCGTGCAGGATCTCCTCTTCGACCCCCAGACATCGGGGGGACTGCTTGTGGCGGTGGGGCCCGAACATGCGGATCCCCTTCTTGAGACGGTACGAAACGCCGGTTTCGGCGACGCCGCAATCATCGGAACAGTGGAAGAGGGATCCGGGGCGATCCACGTGGGCTGA
- the rnc gene encoding ribonuclease III, whose amino-acid sequence MIKSSAMPLDSIWWEEELGKLQERLGYRFRFPDLLRSALTHASYAHEYGEQEWNERLEFLGDAVLELCVSDELFRQHQGWNEGQLTKKRAQIVCTASLARWSRAVGLNRLIRLGRGLRRQGGGENDSLLADAGEALIGAVYVDGGIEAARQVIDKLMELSREWGKPVALDAKSRLQELLARENGTTPQYEVISTVGPPHETIYSVAVRRENGTCLGRGEGPSRKTAEQAAALSALRMMEDPGRD is encoded by the coding sequence GTGATCAAGAGTTCCGCCATGCCGCTGGATAGCATATGGTGGGAGGAGGAGCTCGGCAAGCTTCAGGAGAGGCTGGGGTATCGCTTCCGCTTCCCCGATCTCCTGAGGAGTGCCCTGACACACGCCTCCTACGCCCACGAGTACGGAGAACAGGAGTGGAACGAGCGCCTCGAATTCCTGGGGGATGCCGTGCTGGAGCTCTGCGTCTCCGATGAGCTCTTCCGGCAGCACCAGGGGTGGAACGAAGGACAGCTGACCAAGAAGCGGGCCCAGATTGTCTGTACCGCAAGCCTCGCCCGATGGAGCCGCGCCGTAGGGCTGAACAGGCTGATCCGTCTCGGCAGGGGATTGCGCAGACAGGGCGGAGGGGAGAACGACTCGCTCCTGGCCGATGCGGGGGAAGCGCTGATCGGGGCTGTCTACGTCGACGGGGGGATCGAGGCGGCGAGGCAGGTGATCGACAAGCTGATGGAGCTCTCCCGGGAATGGGGGAAACCGGTGGCCCTGGACGCCAAGTCCCGTCTCCAGGAGCTACTCGCCAGGGAAAACGGCACAACCCCCCAGTATGAGGTGATCTCCACCGTCGGCCCACCCCACGAAACGATCTACAGCGTCGCTGTCCGCAGGGAGAACGGCACCTGTCTCGGTAGGGGAGAGGGGCCTTCGCGGAAAACGGCCGAACAGGCGGCGGCGTTGTCGGCCCTCCGAATGATGGAGGATCCCGGGCGGGACTGA
- the fabF gene encoding beta-ketoacyl-ACP synthase II: MRRVVVTGLGVVSPIGHGKDTYWEALEAGRSGIGPITHFDTEEFSVKIAAEVTDLDLESYMERKEIRRTDPVIHFAVAAADMAVKDAGLDIEDLESHKFGVYIGSGEGGIWTSLKNYETLAKRGPSRVSPFFVPMMISNMPAAYVAIRHNAKGPNICVVTACATATHTMGEAFETIRRGDADVVLAGGTESAITPISTAGFAAMKALSTKNDDPDHASRPFDRDRDGFVLGEGSGVLVLEDMEHAKKRGASILAEVRGYGSTCDAYHITAPDPNGDGAYRAMEMAVGKAGWTLDEVDLINTHGTSTRLNDIMEAQSIRRLFGEHTDRLLVNSTKSMVGHCLGAAGALEAIASIQSIVTGVVHPTLNMENLDSECPINVTSRCLHDMEVRRVLVNSFGFGGHNAVLALERFAE, translated from the coding sequence TTGAGAAGAGTTGTCGTCACCGGGCTTGGCGTAGTCAGCCCCATAGGACATGGAAAAGATACATACTGGGAGGCCCTGGAAGCCGGACGTTCGGGCATAGGGCCGATCACGCACTTCGACACGGAGGAGTTCTCCGTAAAGATTGCGGCGGAGGTGACCGATCTCGACCTTGAGTCCTACATGGAGCGCAAGGAGATCCGGCGCACCGACCCTGTGATCCACTTCGCCGTTGCGGCGGCGGATATGGCTGTGAAGGATGCCGGCCTCGACATCGAGGATCTGGAGAGTCATAAATTTGGAGTCTACATCGGAAGCGGAGAGGGGGGCATCTGGACAAGCCTCAAGAACTACGAAACCCTCGCCAAGCGCGGCCCGTCGAGGGTGAGCCCCTTCTTTGTCCCCATGATGATCAGCAACATGCCTGCGGCCTATGTGGCGATCAGGCACAACGCAAAGGGCCCGAACATCTGTGTCGTTACGGCCTGCGCCACGGCCACGCATACCATGGGCGAAGCCTTTGAGACCATCCGCCGCGGCGACGCCGATGTGGTGCTCGCCGGCGGGACGGAATCGGCCATCACACCCATCTCCACGGCGGGATTCGCGGCGATGAAGGCCCTCTCCACCAAAAACGACGACCCCGACCACGCCTCCAGGCCCTTCGACCGCGACCGCGACGGGTTTGTCCTCGGAGAAGGATCGGGTGTCCTGGTGCTTGAGGACATGGAACATGCCAAAAAGCGCGGCGCCTCCATCCTCGCCGAGGTGCGCGGCTATGGATCCACCTGTGACGCCTACCATATCACCGCCCCGGACCCCAACGGAGACGGGGCCTACCGTGCGATGGAGATGGCTGTCGGCAAAGCGGGGTGGACCCTGGACGAGGTGGACCTCATCAATACCCACGGCACGTCCACGCGCCTGAACGATATCATGGAAGCCCAGTCGATCCGGAGGCTCTTCGGTGAGCATACCGACCGGCTGCTTGTCAATTCCACCAAGTCCATGGTTGGGCACTGTCTCGGTGCGGCCGGAGCGCTGGAGGCGATCGCTTCGATCCAGAGCATCGTGACCGGTGTTGTGCATCCCACGCTGAACATGGAGAATCTCGACAGCGAGTGTCCCATCAACGTGACCTCCCGGTGTCTGCACGACATGGAGGTCCGCCGGGTGCTTGTCAACAGCTTCGGCTTCGGGGGCCACAATGCCGTGCTCGCCCTGGAACGATTTGCCGAGTGA